In Zingiber officinale cultivar Zhangliang chromosome 6A, Zo_v1.1, whole genome shotgun sequence, a single genomic region encodes these proteins:
- the LOC121995027 gene encoding uncharacterized protein ycf23-like: MILFLQICVSSVDPLAFPSAVEAGAQMVEIGNYDSFYEMGIQFSPEQILKLTRETRRILPSITLSVTVPHMLSLPDQVKLAELLEQEGADIIQTEGGKYSSPSKPGVLGLIEKATPTLAAAYSISRAVQIPVMCSSGLSAVTAPMALTAGAAGVVCVLLLSNLIIICY; this comes from the exons ATGATCTTGTTCTTGCAGATTTGTGTTTCCTCTGTGGACCCTTTGGCATTTCCttctgcagtggaagcaggtgcCCAAATGG TGGAAATTGGAAATTATGATTCTTTCTACGAGATGGGAATTCAGTTTTCCCCTGAACAG ATTCTAAAGCTCACTAGAGAAACTAGAAGGATTCTTCCATCCATTACACTGTCTGTAACCGTGCCACACATGCTTAGTCTCCCTGATCAG GTGAAGCTAGCAGAGTTGCTGGAACAGGAAGGTGCTGATATAATCCAAACTGAAGGAGGGAAATACTCAAGTCCATCAAAACCTGGTGTCCTTGGTTTGATCGAGAAG GCCACACCAACGCTAGCAGCTGCATACTCCATTTCCCGAGCAGTTCAGATTCCAGTTATGTGCTCATCTGGATTAAGCGCTGTCACTGCACCTATGGCTTTAACAGCAGGAGCAGCTGGTGTGGTATGCGTTCTTTTGctttctaatctaatcattatctgctactag